One genomic window of Coffea eugenioides isolate CCC68of chromosome 1, Ceug_1.0, whole genome shotgun sequence includes the following:
- the LOC113765705 gene encoding F-box protein At4g22280-like, producing MADIPDCKALKRNAKTPDGNDEEIDRLSALPDEILCHVLSFLYSTEDAALTSVLSTRWRNLFVQLPDVYLSINTARPFMGEDADPDLMFPDFLNFGFRLILRRNGAPLRKFRLFVRPCGDNYRLGIHSLISAALLCKVKELDICLMEDETSRLSPPLMFTCKTLVSLKLWKAVDLIIPDLVSLPNLKVMHLIGFKMVDEGSIQRFIDCCPLLEELILNFDHLSNMDGVLDISSLLLRKLELGCLEGEFSVVLKLTHLEYLEFVDYGNHKVYLDTPNVKYFKYTGYASDISFVRNMSSLVRATIGLEFNPEEITESSLLVRSQRGFELIKGLQSVKSLHLYGQSLQMVYYCQQSLPTFSKLKSLELDTSIDGDFDHVLFWKVVPSLLEIAPNLEVLIFPFVYRYELYVEEFSCFWPKTIPASFIQHLKEIEIERFRGQEDQFKLVEHLLENGKSLKKMTVGVVIKPWLSWSEECNRILSFRKCSKDCQVVFVRTYDWD from the exons ATGGCTGATATTCCAGACTGTAAGGCTCTCAAAAGAAATGCTAAGACCCCAGATGGCAATGATGAAGAAATTGATAGGTTGAGTGCCCTTCCGGATGAAATTCTCTGCCACGTCCTGTCATTCCTTTACAGTACAGAAGATGCAGCACTGACCTCAGTCCTATCCACTAGATGGAGAAACCTTTTTGTTCAACTTCCTGATGTTTATCTCAGCATCAATACAGCTAGGCCTTTTATGGGCGAAGATGCTGATCCGGATCTTATGTTCCCTGATTTTCTAAACTTCGGCTTTAGACTTATTCTGCGACGAAATGGAGCTCCTTTAAGGAAATTTCGTCTCTTTGTAAGACCCTGTGGTGACAATTATCGATTAGGAATTCACTCGTTGATATCCGCTGCACTTCTGTGCAAGGTCAAAGAACTTGATATTTGTCTGATGGAGGATGAAACAAGCAGATTATCACCACCGTTAATGTTCACCTGCAAAACACTAGTAAGTTTGAAACTGTGGAAGGCTGTGGATCTGATCATCCCTGACTTAGTTTCTTTACCAAACCTTAAGGTAATGCACTTGATAGGCTTCAAAATGGTAGATGAAGGTTCTATTCAGAGGTTTATTGACTGCTGTCCTTTGCTTGAAGAATTGATACTGAATTTTGATCATTTAAGCAACATGGATGGAGTTCTTGATATTTCTAGTCTTTTACTTAGAAAACTCGAACTGGGATGCTTGGAAGGTGAGTTTAGTGTTGTTTTGAAGTTGACCCATCTTGAATATCTAGAATTCGTGGACTACGGAAATCATAAAGTTTATCTAGATACGCCAAATGTTAAGTATTTCAAGTATACTGGTTATGCTTCTGATATCAGTTTCGTCCGGAATATGTCGTCCCTTGTTAGAGCCACGATAGGGCTAGAGTTTAATCCAGAAGAAATAACTGAAAGCAGTTTGTTGGTGCGAAGTCAGCGAGGTTTTGAGCTTATTAAGGGGTTACAAAGTGTGAAATCACTTCATTTATATGGGCAGAGTCTGCAG ATGGTCTATTATTGTCAACAATCATTGCCGACTTTCAGCAAATTGAAGAGTTTGGAGCTCGATACCTCTATTGATGGTGACTTTGATCATGTTCTGTTCTGGAAAGTGGTACCAAGCTTACTGGAAATTGCTCCTAACCTTGAAGTGCTCATCTTTCCTTTT GTGTATAGGTACGAGCTATATGTAGAAGAATTTAGCTGCTTTTGGCCAAAGACTATTCCAGCATCCTTCATACAACATCTCAAGGAGATAGAAATCGAACGTTTCAGGGGGCAGGAAGATCAGTTCAAGCTAGTTGAGCACCTTTTGGAGAATGGAAAATCTTTAAAGAAGATGACTGTTGGTGTTGTTATAAAGCCTTGGTTGTCTTGGTCAGAAGAGTGCAACAGGATATTGTCATTCCGAAAATGTTCCAAGGATTGCCAGGTTGTATTTGTTAGGACATATGATTGGGACTGA